One window from the genome of Penaeus monodon isolate SGIC_2016 chromosome 2, NSTDA_Pmon_1, whole genome shotgun sequence encodes:
- the LOC119579332 gene encoding PE-PGRS family protein PE_PGRS16-like produces MRRRVGNGGSGGVGNGGSGGVGNGGTGGVGNGGTGGVGNGGTGVGNGGTGVGNGGTGVGNGGMVLEMVAVVLEMVVLEMVALVVLEMVAVVLEMVAVVLEMVAVM; encoded by the coding sequence ATGCGGCGTCGTGTTGGAaatggtggcagtggtggtgttggaaatggtggcagtggtggtgttGGAAATGGTGGCACTGGTGGTGTTGGAAATGGTGGCACTGGTGGTGTTGGAAATGGTGGCACTGGTGTTGGAAATGGTGGCACTGGTGTTGGAAATGGTGGCACTGGTGTTGGAAATGGTGGCATGGTGTTGGAAATGGTGGCAGTGGTGTTGGAAATGGTGGTGTTGGAAATGGTGGCACTGGTGGTGTTGGAAATGGTGGCAGTGGTGTTGGAAATGGTGGCAGTGGTGTTGGAAATGGTGGCAGTGATGTGA